A stretch of DNA from Methylobacterium sp. CB376:
CCCCGCGCGGCCGCGCCGCCGGCCCGGCCGCCGCGGCCCGCCGCCCCCGCCCCGACCCGCCGGGAGACCCGCGAGGCGACCGCCGCCGCCCTCGCCACCGGCGTGCAGACCCTGGAGGTGACGCCCGACGAGGCCGGGATGCGCATCGACCGCTTCCTGTCGGCGCGCTTCCCGCAGCTGCCCTTCACCCGCATCCAGAGCCTCGTGCGCAAGGGCGAATTGCGGGTCAACGGCAAGCGCGCGAAGGCCGCCGACCGGGTCGAGCCGGGGGCGAGCGTGCGGGTGCCGCCGCTCAAGCTCGACGCGGCCAAGCCCGGCCCGAGCCCGGCCCGGGCCGAGAGCGACCTCGCCTATCTGCGCTCCCTGGTGCTCTACGAGGACCAGGACATGATGGTGCTCAACAAGCCCTACGGCCTCGCGGTGCAGGGCGGCTCGGGCACCAAGCGCCACGTGGACGGCCTGCTGGAGGCCCTGCGCGCGCCGGACGGGCAGAAGCCGCGCCTCGTCCACCGCCTCGACAAGGACACGGCCGGCTGCCTCGTCATCGCCAAGACCCGGCTCGCCGCCGCGACGCTCGCCAAAACCTTCCGGTCGCGTGCGGCGCGCAAGATCTACTGGGCGCTCGCCGCGGGCGTGCCGAAGGTCCGCCAGGGCCGCGTCTCGACCTACCTCGCCAAGGAGGAGGTCGGCGAGGCCGATGCGCGCATGCGCGTCGCCCAGCACGGGGACGAGGGGGCGAGCCACGCGCTGACCTATTACGCGGTGGTCGACCAGGCCGGGCAGAAGCTCTCCTGGCTGTCGCTGAAGCCGGTGACCGGGCGCACCCACCAGCTGCGGGCCCACGCCGCCCATATCGGCCACCCGCTGGTCGGCGACCCGAAATACTTCGACATCGAGAATTGGGAATTGCCCGGGGGCCTGCAGAACCGCCTGCACCTGCTGGCGCGCCGCATCGTCATCCCGCATCCCCGCACCAACAAGCCGGTCGACGTCACCGCGCCGCTGCCGCCGCACATGGCCCAGAGCTGGAACCTGCTCGGCTTCGACGCGGGCCGCTACGACCCGATCGTGGAGGCGCCCGAGGGCTGATCGGCCCCGGGCGCGGCCCGGCTGCCGCCCGATCGGACGGGTCGTCGGACGGGTGGTCGGACGGGTCTTGGCAGGACCGCCCGGCGCCTTATTCTTGCCGCTGGCGCCGTCGGGCGGCCAGATCTTCCCCCCTCGCGAGAGAGCCCGACGCCCATGCGACCTCGCCCGATGAGACCTGCCCCGATGAGACCTGCCGCGCTCGGCCTTCTCGGCCTCCTCGCCGCAGCCGCGCTGGCACCGGCTGTCTCCCGGGCACAGCAGCCGCCGGCCCCGGCGGCCCGGCCCGAGACCACGCAGGCGACCAGCCCGCAGACGGCCCCGCCGCAGCCCGGGCCGCCGCAGGCGGCCCCACCCCATCCCCTGCCGCCGCAGGCGGCCCCACCCCAGTCCCCGCCGCCGCAGGCGCAGGCCCCACCCCATCCCCTGCCGCCGCAGGCGGCCCCGGGCGCCCCGGCGCAGGCGGGCGCGCGGGCGGAGGGGGCGGCCCGCCGCGGGCCAGCGCCTCAAGCGGCGGATCTCCTACGCGGCCTGCAATCGGGCCGCCCTGCGGCGCAACCTGCGGGGTGGGGCACGCCGCCGCTTCCTGATCCGCTGCCGCCTGGGTTATGAGCGGATCCAGCCGGGCACGCCGCCCCGCGGCGCGGAGGGGCGCCCGCGGTCCTGACGGCGGCGGCGGAACGGACGGCGGCTGCGCGTGATCCTCATCGTCTTCGACGTCGACGGCACCCTCGTCGACAGCCAGCACCTGATCGTGGCGGCGCAGGAGGCGGCCTTCGCGGCGGTCGGGCTGCCGGCGCCGAGCCGCGCGCGGGCGCTCTCGGTGGTCGGGCTCTCGCTGCCCCAGGCCTTCACGGCCCTGGTCGGGGCGGACGGGCCCGTGACGGCGCTCGCCGCCCATTACAAGGAGGCCTTCCACCGGCTTCGCGCCGAGGCCGCCCTGCGCGAGCCGCTCTTCCCGGGGGCGGCGGAGCTGCTGGCCCGGCTCCACCGGCAGCCCGAGGTGCAGCTCGGCATCGCCACCGGCAAGTCCCGCCGCGGCGTCGACCACCTGATCCGGGCCTATGGCTGGGAGGGCTGGTTCGCGACCGTGCAGACCGCCGACGACGCGCCCTCAAAGCCCCACCCGGCGATGCTGGAACAGGCGATGGGCGAGGTGGGCCTCTCCGCCGCCGACACGCTGATGATCGGCGACACGACCTACGACATGCTGATGGCCCGCGGCGCCAAGGTGGTCCCGATCGGCGTCGCCTGGGGCTACCACACCCCGGAGGCCCTCACCGCCGCCGGCGCCCAGGAGGTGGTGACCTCCTACGCGGAGCTCGGCACGGTGCTGGAGGGGCGAGCGGGGGTGTAGCGGAACCCGGAGCCTCGCATTCCGGCCCGCTCCCGCCTATCTCGATCCGATGAGCGACGACACCCTCCGCGACTGGCTGGGCCAGCCCGAGCCGAATCCCGATCCCCTCCGCGCCGCCCGGACGGCGAGCAGGCCCGCCCTGCCCAAGCGCTTCTACGCCGAGGCCGGGACCGCCGAGGCCGAGGACGGGCACCGGCTCGTCCTCGACGGGCGCCCGGCCCGCACCCCCGGCCGGCGCGTCGTCGCGGTGCCGCAGCCGGCCGTGGCCCGGGCGCTGGCCGAGGAATGGGGGGCGCAGGCGGAGGTGATCGACCCGGCCCGCATGCCGCTCACCCGCCTCGTCAACACGGCCCTCGACGGCGTCGCCGAGCGGCGCGAGGCGGTGGTGCAGGACATCGCGGCCTATGCGGGCTCCGACCTCCTCGCCTATCGGGCGGGCGACCCGGCGCGGCTGGTGGCGAGCCAGGCGGCGGCCTGGGATCCGGTGCTCGACTGGGCGCGCGACGAACTCGGCGCGCTCATCGTGCTGAGCGAGGGCGTGATGCACGTGGCCCAGCCGGCCGGCTCGCTAGAGGCGGTGCGCCGGGCGGTCGAGGCGGTCGAGAGCCCGCTCGCGCTCACCGGGCTGCACGTCATGACGACGCTCACCGGCTCGGTCCTGCTCGCCCTCGCGGTGCTGCGCGGACGCCTGACGGCCGAGGAGGCCTGGGAGGCGGCGCATGTCGACGAGACCTTCCAGGCGAGCGTCTGGGGACGCGACGAGGAGGCCGAGGCGCGCCGGGCGCTGCGCAAGCAGGATTTCCTGACCGCCGCGCGGCTCGTCGCCCTGACGGCGTGAGGGCGCCGCCCGGGGCGCCCCCGTCCCGTCTCAGGCCAGGTTCACGCGGCTGCGCCGGGGCCGGGGATCGGGCTCCAGCTCGGTGAAGGGCACCGTGAAGAGCGGGCGGTGCGCCTCGTCCGTCACCGCGAAGCGGTAGCGGGCGAGCTGGGGGTTGCGGGCGCATTCGTCGTGCGAGGTGAAGCCGGCCCCGTGGCGCGCGAGCGCCAGGGCCGCCGCGTCGTCGGGGCAGTCGATCCCGAAAAAGTCCTGACAGACGACGCCCGATCCGGATTGCACGTCGAAATGGTAGCGTGGCATCCCGCCCTCCGTTCGCCCCCCCGGCGGGGCCGTTCGCCGCCCCTGACCGGACGCCAGACTGCGCCTTCCCGGGCGGTCTGTCACCCGGGCTCGGCGCCTTGACGCTGCGCGCGGGCGCGGGCAAGCGGGAGGCGGCGGCTCCGGGTGGGGCCGGGCGCATCCGGCAGGAGGGCAGGGCATGAGCGCGAAGCGGAACGGGGGCGTCCGGGACGCCCGCTCCTTGCCGTCTCAATCCCGGCCGTCTCAATCCCGGCCATCTCAATCCCGGCCATCTCAATCTCGGCCGTCCCGGACTTCGCCGTCCAGGACTTCGCCGTCCAGGATCTGGCCGTCCCGGGTCGTCGGCGCCCTCGCCCTCGTCGCGGTGGCGGGCGGCCTCTCGGGCTGCGGTGCCGTCAACCGGGTGCCGGTCCTGGAGGAGCAGGCGAAATCCGCCTGGAGCGAGGTCCAGAACCAGTATCAGCGCCGCACCGACCTGATCCCGAACCTCGTCGAGACCGTGAAGGGCTACGCGCAGCAGGAGAAGGACGTCCTGATCGGCGTCACCGAGGCCCGCGCCAAGGCCACGAGCGTCAAGGTCGATGCCGGCACGGTCAGCGACCCGCAGAAGTTCAAGGAGTTCCAGGACGCGCAGAACCAGCTCTCGGGGGCGCTGGGGCGGCTCCTGGTCACGGTCGAGCGCTACCCCGACCTCAAGTCGAACCAGAACTTCCTCGCCCTGCAATCGCAGCTCGAAGGCACCGAGAACCGGATCGCGGTGGCGCGGCGCGACTACATCGCGGCGGTGCGGGCCTACAACACCGAGGTGCGCACGATCCCGGGGCGCTGGATCGCCGGGATCCTCTATCCCGATGCGAAGCCGATGGAGACCTTCACGGCGACGCCCGACGCCGCGCGCCCGCCGAACGTAAAGTTCTAGAGGCTGCCATGGCCCGCAGACCGGTGTTGTGCTGGCCAGGGTCGGGCGCCGGGCAGGAGCCGCGTGCAGCCGGGAGCGGGGCTCCCGGCCAGGCGCGGCGACGCACCCGGCGCCCGACCCCGGCCAGCCCGAAGGGTCGCGTCAGCGACGCCATCCGCGGCGTCCGGCCTCCTGGTGGGCCGGACGTCGCTGACGCGACACAACACCGGTCTGCGGGCCATGGCAGCCTCTAGAGCATTTTCCGACGAAGTGGATGCCGGTTCGTCGCAGAAAACGCGGCAAGATCAAAGACCTAGAGCAGCACCCGATTGCAACGTGATCGGGTGCTGCTCTAGGCACCGGGCCGTGCCCGCTGCCCTGCCGATCCGGCCCGATCCCCGCGGGCGGCTCCTCCGCGGGCTCGTCCTGTGCATCCTGCTCCTCGCCGCGCTGCGTCCGGCGGCCACCCGCGCGGCCGAGCTGTCCTTCCCGGCGCTCACCGGCCGGGTGGTCGATGCGGCCGGGCTGCTCGGCCCCGCGCGGCGCGACGCCCTCGATGCCAAGCTCAAGGCCCACGAGGACAAGACCTCCGACCAGGTCGTGGTGGCGACGGTGCCGAGCCTGCAGGGCACCAGCGTCGAGGATTACGCCAACCAGCTCTTCCGCAGCTGGAAGCTCGGTCAGGCCAAGACCAACAACGGCGTCCTCCTGCTGGTGGCCCCGCGGGAGCGCAAGGTGCGCATCGAGGTCGGCTACGGGCTCGAAGGCGCGCTCACCGACGCCCTCACCAAGGTGCTGATCGCGAGCGCGGTCACGCCGCGCTTCAAGAGCGGCGACTTCGCGGGCGGGATCGAGGCCGGCGTGGATGGCATCCTGTCGATCCTGGCGGGCGACGCGCAGGACTGGCAGCGCAGGCCGCAGGTGCGCTCCGACGAGGTCGACCCCGCCCAGGTCCTGCTCTTCCTCCTGCTGATCCTCGTGGTGATCGTCGTGCTGTGGCGGATGAACCGGGCCGGGCGCGGCGGACTCGTCGTCCTGCCCGGCCCCGGCTCCGGCGGCTGGAGCGGCGGCTGGAGCGGGGGCGGCTCGTCTGGGGGCTTCTCGGGCGGGTTCTCGGGCGGGGGCGGCTCCTCGGGCGGCGGGGGAGCGTCCGGTGACTGGTAGGCCCGCCGACCTCCTCGGCCCGGAGGCCTGCGCGCGGATCGCCGCGGCCGTGGCGCGGGCGGAGGCCGGCACCTCGGCCGAGATCGTCGTGATGGTGAGCGCGCGCGCCGGGCGCTACCGCTCCCTCGTGCTCACCGCGGCCCTCCTCGCCGGGCTCCTCCTGCCCTGGGCGCTCCTGCTGCTCACGCCCTGGAGCGCGGGCCGGATCCTCCTGACCCAGGCCGGCGCCGTGGCGCTGATCCTGGCGCTCAGCCTGTCGGAGCGGCTGCACCTCGCCCTGGTGCCCCGGTCGCTGCGGCGGGCGCGGGTGCGCGAGGCGGCGCTCTTCGCCTTCCGGTCGCGGGGCCTCACCCGCACGCGCGGCCGCACCGGCCTGCTCCTCTTCCTGTCGCTGGCCGAGCGGCACGCCGAGATCGTGGCGGATGAGGGCCTGCTGGCGCGGATCGGGCCGCAGGCCTGGACCGATCTCCTCGCCGACCTCGCCGCCTCCCTGCGCCGCGGCGAGGCGGAGGCCGGCCTCGTCGCGATTCTGGCGCGCCTCGGCGAGCGCCTCGCCGCCGCGGCGCCGGCCGGGCCGGGCGATCCGGACGAGTTGCCGAACCGGGTCATCCTCGACGGGTGAGGGGCCGAGAGGGCGTCCCCCTCCCGCCCGGGAGAGAGACGCCAAGTCGCGACACGTCTCGGGAGGAGAGTGCGGATCCCACCGTGATCGAGGACAGCGGCGCGGGATCGACGCGTGTCAACTCTCGAATACGCGCCCGATCGCGTCAGCGGCAAGATATCGCCGCCCCCCACCTTGGTCCGAGGCGCGGGCGCGGGAAGGCTTCCCTCCGCGCGGCGCGGGAGCGAGAATGGGACGAACGGCGCTTCGGGGCCGGCTCGGAGGCCCGCCATGGCATTGCGCACGCTCCGCCTCCTCTGGGCGGCGACGCTGCTCCTTTGCGCGGGGGCGGGATCGGCCCAGACCGTGGTCGACGGGAGCGGCGAGGCGCTCCCGCCCGCCGAACTCGCCATGGTCCTGCGCAACCTCAACGGCGAATCGCACGACCCCGCCGCGGTGCAGCTGCGCCGCCTGCGGCGGCGTGAGGGACCGCCCGTGATCCTGTGCGGCGAGATCCGCACCCGCGACGGCCTCGGCCTGCCGACGGAATTCCGGACCTTCGCGGCCGTGCCCGAGCAGGACATGGTCTTCTCGCCCTTCGGCGCCTCCGGACAGCCGTTCCCCGCCTTCGACGGGATCATCCGGGCCCATTGCGGCGGGTCCTGACGCTCCCGCGGCGGGTCCTGAGGATCCCGCAAAAGGGTCCCGACGGGCGGGGTCCGGAGGCTGAATCCGTGCGGTCTCGCGATCCGCACGTCGCGACAGCGCCGGATCGGACCGGCACCCCGGACACCGACGGAGCGTCGATGTGCCGGGCGAAGGGGAGCCCGCCCTGGCCGGGGCCGGGGCGGGCTCAAGTCGCGTGTCGGATGAAGACGTCCCGGCATAGCGGGCGGGCGCGGCGCCGTCGTCCCCCGAACGGGGGAGAGCGACCGCGAAAGCGGCCCGGCGGCCGGGCCCGCGCCACGGGCGGCGGCGTCCGCCCGGCCGTCGATGCCTCGCTCCCGGAGATCGGCTCCGGACGAGCGGTTGTCCGTCCGGCCACGCTGGCGCACGATCGTGCGGTGTCGAATCGCGTCCCGAAAGATCCGGCGCTTCCTCTGGGGAAGACGGCTGCCGAGGCAGGCGCGCCGATGGCGGATCGGCCCGTGCCCGAGATTCCGGCCTTCGTCGCGTTCGCCGGGGGCGGCGCGAAGGGATTGGTCCACGTAGGGGCCCTGAAGGCCCTCGAAACCAGGGCCGTGGACATCCGCGGAGTCGCCGGGACCTCCGCCGGCGCCATCGTGGCGGCGCTGAAGGCCAGCGGCTTCTCGGCCGACGACATGGCCGACCCGATCACCGGACGCACCATCCTCGACGAACTGGCCCGCATCGATGCGGCCCTGTCCACGGCGCCGGCGCTGTTCGGGGAAGGCGGATGGGCGCGCGTGGCGCGCCTGCGCGCGTTGCTCCGCTGCGGCCTCGCGCGGGTCGCGGTCGCGGCGGCCCTCTCGGTCACCCTCCTCCTCCTCGGCTCGTTCCTGTGCGCCGCGATGGCGAACGTCGCCGCGGCGCTGATCCTCTGGGGGCTGTGGCTCGCAACCTGCGGCATCGTCTTCCGGCGCATCCGGGCCGGGCTCGCCGGGCTCTCGCGCCTGGAGCGCTTCAAGGGCGCCCTCGGCCGGGTCATCGCGGCGCGCGCGTTCCCGGCGGAACCGGACCGGATCGTGAGGCTGCGGGACTTCGACGGCGGGCATCTCCTGCCGCTCAAGATCGTCGGAGCGAATCTCTCGACGCGGCAACTCACGCTCTTCTCGGCGGAGACGACGCCCGACATCGCCGTCGCGGACGCGGTGGCGGCCTCGATCAGCATTCCGATCGTCTTCGCGCCGCAGCGGATCGGCGCGGACGTGTTCGTCGACGGCGGCATCGTCTCGAACCTGCCCGCCTGGCCCTTCGACGAGGAGCGCGCCCTCGATCCGGATGCCGTGACCCTGGCCTTCGAGATCGCCGAGGAGGTGCCGGAGAACGAGGAGCTCGGCGGCGCGGCGTGGCTGCCGGCCGCGATCCGGACCGCCCTGTTCGGGTCCGGGATCCTCAACCTGCGGGCGGTCGGCCGGTCGGAATTGATCACCCTGAGAACCGATCTCGACGTCCTTCAGTTCGACCTCGGCCGGCAGGCCGCCCTGAGGCAGGTGGCCGAGTCCACGATCGCGGCGGATGTCGAACTGGAGTTGCGCCTGTTCGCGCGGCCGAGCCTGTACCGACGCGCCTGCGAGACGATGGTGAGGGCGGTCGAGGACATCCTCGCCGGACTGGACGGCACCTCGCGCCGCGGGGCCGGCCCGCGCCGGGTGCGCGTGTCCCTGGCGATGCCGGATGACGGCCACGCGCGATCCCTTCGCCTGCGCTACGGCGCCGGCTACGACGCCGATCTCGACGAGCGTCTCCTGCTGCCGCTCGACGCCACCGTCGCGGGCCTGGCCTGAACCAGCGGTCGGGCGCAGTTCCACACGGTGCCCTTTCC
This window harbors:
- a CDS encoding RluA family pseudouridine synthase, producing the protein MTGKPPSRGGRARADAGRPKPGRPPARARTGPRNTARDAAERAAGGRDLGDAAPWDQGEAIPAAKSPAAKSPAAKSSAAKSPAAKTSAARSSAAKTSATKPPRPPRAPRAAAPPARPPRPAAPAPTRRETREATAAALATGVQTLEVTPDEAGMRIDRFLSARFPQLPFTRIQSLVRKGELRVNGKRAKAADRVEPGASVRVPPLKLDAAKPGPSPARAESDLAYLRSLVLYEDQDMMVLNKPYGLAVQGGSGTKRHVDGLLEALRAPDGQKPRLVHRLDKDTAGCLVIAKTRLAAATLAKTFRSRAARKIYWALAAGVPKVRQGRVSTYLAKEEVGEADARMRVAQHGDEGASHALTYYAVVDQAGQKLSWLSLKPVTGRTHQLRAHAAHIGHPLVGDPKYFDIENWELPGGLQNRLHLLARRIVIPHPRTNKPVDVTAPLPPHMAQSWNLLGFDAGRYDPIVEAPEG
- a CDS encoding HAD-IA family hydrolase, whose amino-acid sequence is MILIVFDVDGTLVDSQHLIVAAQEAAFAAVGLPAPSRARALSVVGLSLPQAFTALVGADGPVTALAAHYKEAFHRLRAEAALREPLFPGAAELLARLHRQPEVQLGIATGKSRRGVDHLIRAYGWEGWFATVQTADDAPSKPHPAMLEQAMGEVGLSAADTLMIGDTTYDMLMARGAKVVPIGVAWGYHTPEALTAAGAQEVVTSYAELGTVLEGRAGV
- a CDS encoding ATP12 family chaperone protein is translated as MSDDTLRDWLGQPEPNPDPLRAARTASRPALPKRFYAEAGTAEAEDGHRLVLDGRPARTPGRRVVAVPQPAVARALAEEWGAQAEVIDPARMPLTRLVNTALDGVAERREAVVQDIAAYAGSDLLAYRAGDPARLVASQAAAWDPVLDWARDELGALIVLSEGVMHVAQPAGSLEAVRRAVEAVESPLALTGLHVMTTLTGSVLLALAVLRGRLTAEEAWEAAHVDETFQASVWGRDEEAEARRALRKQDFLTAARLVALTA
- a CDS encoding DUF6894 family protein → MPRYHFDVQSGSGVVCQDFFGIDCPDDAAALALARHGAGFTSHDECARNPQLARYRFAVTDEAHRPLFTVPFTELEPDPRPRRSRVNLA
- a CDS encoding LemA family protein; protein product: MWPSRVVGALALVAVAGGLSGCGAVNRVPVLEEQAKSAWSEVQNQYQRRTDLIPNLVETVKGYAQQEKDVLIGVTEARAKATSVKVDAGTVSDPQKFKEFQDAQNQLSGALGRLLVTVERYPDLKSNQNFLALQSQLEGTENRIAVARRDYIAAVRAYNTEVRTIPGRWIAGILYPDAKPMETFTATPDAARPPNVKF
- a CDS encoding TPM domain-containing protein gives rise to the protein MPAALPIRPDPRGRLLRGLVLCILLLAALRPAATRAAELSFPALTGRVVDAAGLLGPARRDALDAKLKAHEDKTSDQVVVATVPSLQGTSVEDYANQLFRSWKLGQAKTNNGVLLLVAPRERKVRIEVGYGLEGALTDALTKVLIASAVTPRFKSGDFAGGIEAGVDGILSILAGDAQDWQRRPQVRSDEVDPAQVLLFLLLILVVIVVLWRMNRAGRGGLVVLPGPGSGGWSGGWSGGGSSGGFSGGFSGGGGSSGGGGASGDW
- a CDS encoding TPM domain-containing protein, whose protein sequence is MTGRPADLLGPEACARIAAAVARAEAGTSAEIVVMVSARAGRYRSLVLTAALLAGLLLPWALLLLTPWSAGRILLTQAGAVALILALSLSERLHLALVPRSLRRARVREAALFAFRSRGLTRTRGRTGLLLFLSLAERHAEIVADEGLLARIGPQAWTDLLADLAASLRRGEAEAGLVAILARLGERLAAAAPAGPGDPDELPNRVILDG
- a CDS encoding patatin-like phospholipase family protein, with product MPEIPAFVAFAGGGAKGLVHVGALKALETRAVDIRGVAGTSAGAIVAALKASGFSADDMADPITGRTILDELARIDAALSTAPALFGEGGWARVARLRALLRCGLARVAVAAALSVTLLLLGSFLCAAMANVAAALILWGLWLATCGIVFRRIRAGLAGLSRLERFKGALGRVIAARAFPAEPDRIVRLRDFDGGHLLPLKIVGANLSTRQLTLFSAETTPDIAVADAVAASISIPIVFAPQRIGADVFVDGGIVSNLPAWPFDEERALDPDAVTLAFEIAEEVPENEELGGAAWLPAAIRTALFGSGILNLRAVGRSELITLRTDLDVLQFDLGRQAALRQVAESTIAADVELELRLFARPSLYRRACETMVRAVEDILAGLDGTSRRGAGPRRVRVSLAMPDDGHARSLRLRYGAGYDADLDERLLLPLDATVAGLA